In Zonotrichia albicollis isolate bZonAlb1 chromosome 11, bZonAlb1.hap1, whole genome shotgun sequence, a single genomic region encodes these proteins:
- the MORF4L1 gene encoding mortality factor 4-like protein 1, giving the protein MAPKQDPKPKFQEGERVLCFHGPLLYEAKCVKVAIKDKQVKYFIHYSGWNKNWDEWVPESRVLKYVDTNLQKQKELQKANQEQYAEGKMRGAAPGKKTSGLQQKNVEVFFRRDGAHTVCCLETPAISTRKTKKNKQKTPGIGEGSSTSETPQPPRKKRARVDPTVESEETFMNRVEVKVKIPEELKPWLVDDWDLITRQKQLFYLPAKKNVDSILEDYANYKKSRGNTDNKEYAVNEVVAGIKEYFNVMLGTQLLYKFERPQYAEILADHPDAPMSQVYGAPHLLRLFVRIGAMLAYTPLDEKSLALLLNYLHDFLKYLAKNSSALFSASDYEVAPPEYHRKAV; this is encoded by the exons ATGGCGCCCAAGCAGGACCCCAAGCCCAAGTTCCAGGAGG GTGAGCGAGTGCTTTGTTTCCATGGACCTCTCCTTTATGAAGCCAAG TGTGTAAAGGTTGCCATAAAGGACAAGCAAGTGAAATACTTTATCCACTACAGTGGTTGGAATAAAAA CTGGGATGAATGGGTTCCAGAAAGCAGAGTGCTCAAATACGTGGATACCAACctgcagaaacaaaaagaaCTCCAGAAGGCCAACCA GGAACAGTATGCAGAGGGGAAGAtgagaggagctgctccaggcaagAAGACTTCTGGTCTGCAGCAGAAGAATGTTGAAGT gttTTTCCGGCGGGATGGAGCCCACACCGTGTGCTGCCTGGAGACCCCGGCCATCTCCACACG gaaaacaaaaaagaacaagcagaaaa ctccaggcattGGGGAGGGGAGCAGCACCAGTGAGACTCCCCAGCCTCCCAGGAAGAAGAGGGCTCGGGTGGATCCAACTGTTGAAAGT GAGGAGACGTTTATGAACAGAGTTGAAGTGAAGGTGAAGATCCCTGAAGAGCTGAAGCCATGGCTGGTGGATGACTGGGACTTGATCACCAGGCAGAAACAG CTCTTCTACCTCCCTGCCAAGAAGAATGTGGACTCCATTTTAGAGGATTATGCAAACTACAAAAAATCCCGAGGAAATACTGATAACAA ggagtATGCTGTCAACGAGGTGGTGGCTGGCATCAAGGAGTATTTCAATGTCATGCTGGGCACCCAGCTGCTGTACAAGTTCGAGAGGCCCCAGTACGCCGAGATCCTGGCGGATCACCCCGACGCCCCCATGTCCCAGGTGTACGGGGCCCCACACCTCCTGAGGCTCTTTG TGCGGATCGGAGCCATGCTGGCCTACACGCCCCTGGATGAGAAGAGTCTGGCTTTGCTCTTGAACTACTTGCATGACTTCTTAAA aTATTTAGCGAAGAATTCCTCTGCGTTGTTCAGTGCCAGTGACTACGAGGTGGCCCCTCCGGAGTACCACCGGAAAGCGGTGTAA